The Impatiens glandulifera chromosome 8, dImpGla2.1, whole genome shotgun sequence genome includes a window with the following:
- the LOC124912487 gene encoding pectinesterase/pectinesterase inhibitor PPE8B-like, protein MAINSVPLAASSLLLLLLILCSCSGSFGNQDPVNSDLKVPVPEFINTVKGMLKVVQSVTSTVLKFSRGFGNSRLSNAISDCLDMLDLSSEELSWTLSACQNGSQGEGGTGNQGLDMKTWLSGALVNLDTCIDGFEGTNSFVQKVVAGGLSKISTLVLNSLHQIQDKIPNNIGASVVVIGNRQFPPWLNGTDKGHLETNRLPIDVVVAIDGSGKFTKIVDAIAAAPELSTKRYVIQVKKGVYNEYVEISKKKWNIMMIGEGMDNTIITGNHSYKGGWTTYRSATFGVKGKGFIARDITFENTAGPEMHQAVAFRSDSDLSVLHRCGFRGYQDTLYAHSMRQFYSECRISGTVDFIFGDGTVVFQNCQILARKGLPGQKNVVTAQGRKDPVEPSGFSIQFCNITAEPDVLASLNTTTTYLGRPWKLYSRTIFMQSYIGIAIKAEGWLEWDGNFALDTLWYGEYMNHGPSSGLQGRIKWPGFHPVIDSSQATNFTVGKFISGDTWLPSTGINYKAGL, encoded by the exons ATGGCTATTAATTCTGTCCCACTGGCagcttcttctcttcttctactGCTGCTGATTCTCTGTTCATGCAGCGGTTCATTTGGAAACCAAGACCCCGTGAATTCTGACCTGAAAGTTCCCGTGCCGGAGTTCATAAATACCGTGAAGGGGATGCTCAAAGTCGTCCAAAGTGTTACCTCCACGGTATTGAAATTCAGCCGCGGATTTGGGAATTCCCGGCTGTCCAATGCAATCTCCGACTGCCTTGATATGCTTGATCTCTCGTCCGAGGAGCTAAGCTGGACCCTATCCGCTTGTCAGAATGGCAGTCAAG GTGAGGGCGGCACTGGAAATCAAGGTTTGGATATGAAGACATGGCTTAGTGGAGCCCTGGTGAATCTGGATACGTGCATTGATGGATTTGAAGGCACCAATAGCTTTGTCCAAAAGGTGGTCGCAGGGGGGCTCAGCAAAATCTCGACCCTAGTCCTTAACAGCCTCCACCAAATTCAGGATAAAATTCCTAATAATATTGGTGCAAGTGTCGTGGTGATCGGGAACCGCCAATTTCCTCCGTGGTTAAATGGAACAGACAAGGGACATCTAGAGACTAACCGGCTGCCGATTGACGTCGTGGTGGCAATAGACGGCTCCGGGAAGTTCACTAAGATTGTGGATGCAATAGCCGCCGCACCTGAACTCAGCACGAAGCGGTATGTGATCCAGGTGAAAAAGGGAGTGTATAATGAGTACGTGGAGATTAGTAAGAAGAAATGGAATATCATGATGATAGGAGAAGGGATGGATAACACCATTATTACAGGTAACCACAGTTACAAAGGCGGTTGGACAACCTATCGATCTGCCACATTCG GTGTGAAAGGGAAAGGATTCATAGCAAGAGACATCACCTTTGAAAACACTGCCGGTCCTGAAATGCACCAAGCCGTCGCATTCAGGTCCGACTCCGACTTATCAGTTCTACACCGATGCGGCTTTAGGGGCTACCAGGACACCCTCTACGCCCACTCCATGCGCCAATTCTATAGCGAGTGCAGAATTTCGGGCACGGTGGATTTCATCTTCGGCGACGGAACGGTCGTCTTCCAGAACTGCCAGATTCTGGCCCGGAAAGGCCTGCCCGGCCAAAAGAACGTGGTAACTGCTCAAGGCAGGAAGGACCCGGTCGAGCCGAGCGGGTTCTCCATCCAATTCTGCAACATTACGGCGGAACCCGACGTGCTGGCGTCCCTTAACACCACGACTACATATTTGGGGCGACCCTGGAAATTGTACTCGAGGACGATATTCATGCAATCCTACATAGGCATAGCGATAAAGGCAGAGGGGTGGCTGGAGTGGGATGGGAATTTCGCCCTGGACACGCTTTGGTACGGAGAGTACATGAATCATGGGCCATCCTCGGGTCTGCAAGGCCGCATCAAGTGGCCTGGATTTCACCCCGTGATAGATTCTTCCCAGGCAACTAATTTCACGGTGGGGAAATTCATTTCGGGTGACACTTGGTTGCCTTCTACCGGCATCAACTACAAAGCCGGACTCTAA